The genomic stretch CAGTTGTATCCCACAGTTTTAAAGTTCAAATTTAATAAAGATGTTGCTGCTCTTCCTTGTGATTCATGTCACCTGTctaagcataaaagaaaaccTTTTCCTCACAGTTTTCTCTAAAACTCAATCTTCATTTGAACTcattcatgtatatatttgGGGTCCTATCAATGTTATTTCTACCAAgagaaacaaatattttttaacaatagTAGAAGATTATAGTAGATATACATGAATTTTTCCAATGAATTTGAAATCTGATGTAGCAGTTTTAATTCAACAATTTGTAACTTTTGTTCACActcaatttgaaaaaaaagttaaatgCATCAGATCTGATAATGGAAAAGAATTTCAAATGCATTAATTTTACAAGTCAAAGGTAATTATGCATCAATCCTCTTGTGTTGAAACTCCTCAATAGAATGGGATTGTtgaaagaaagcatcaacattTGCTCCAAGTCACCAGAGCAATCTTGTAAGAGTCTTGTCTTCCACATCGCTACTGGGACTTGGCAGCGGTATATGCCACTCAAATTGTCAACCAAATTCCCAGCAATTTACTAGACAACAAGAGCCCCTTTGAGATTCTTTATCACAAAACcccaatttttgaaaatttcaaagcGTTTGGGTGCCTTACATACATTTTTACACTGTCAGCTCATTGGACTAAATTAGATGCTAGAGCCAAAAAGTGTGTATTTCTTGGTTTCAAAGAAGGCACAAAAGATTTCTTATTGCTTGACATCACCAATAATAAATTGCTAGTATCTAGAGACGTTGTTTTTTATGagaatattttttcttttaaagaaAGTAATACTACAGCATCTCCTTTGGCATCATTAAATCCGACTCACAACAAATCTCATGCATCACTTAATTTTGATGGCATATTCACATATACCCAAATCACTTTGTCTCATATCCCTGCCACAATTTCTTTCAACCCTCCCATCCAATCACATGTAGTAtcatcatataataataatagcaTTGCATAATCTCATCATGCTCACTCACAACAACCCCTTAGGAGATCtgaaagaataaaaagaaaaccaGCTCATTTAGAGAATTTTTATTGCATGCAAACTTCCAAAGAGACAGCAACCACAACCAATTGTAGGTATCCTATTTCTAACTATTTATCATATTATAATCTTTCAACTACACATAGAACTTTTTCTGTGAGTATTGCATCATCCGTTGAGCCAAAACATTATGAAAAAGCTGTGACCGAATCTTGTTGGAGGGATGCTATTTCAGCTGAGCTGGAAGCCTTGAATACAAATAAGACTTGGGTGATCACTTCTTTACCTCCAAGCAAGAAACCAATAGGTTGTAAATGGGTCTTCAAATTGAAATTGAAACCCGATGGCAGCATTGAGAGACATAAAGCGAGGCTCGTAGCAAAAGGGTACAATCAAAGACAAGGATTTGACTTCTTTGATACTTACAGCCCGATTGCAAAAATGACTACACTCAAGATTCTCTTAGCCTTAGCAGTAGTAAAGGGTTGATTGCTTCAGCAACTCGACGTTAATATGGCTTTCCTCCATGGTGATCTAGACGAAGAAGTTTACATGAGTTTACCTCCAGGCCTCAACGTGGAGAAACCTGGCATGGTTTGCAAATTAACCAAGTCACTCTATGGCCTCAAACAGGCCAGTCGGCAATGGAATGTCAAGCTGACCTCTTTACTCTTGAGCTTAGGCTACTCACAGTCCAAACATGATTACTCCTTATTCACTAAATCAAATAATAGTGCTTTTATTAATGTTCTTGTTTATGTAGATGACCTAATCCTCACAGGGAATGACCAATTAGAGATCAACATCATTAAGCAACAATTGCATGCAGcattcaaaataaaagatattgGCAATTTAAAGTACTTCCTGGGTCTTGAGATAGCTAGATAAAGCATTGGTGCTGTGATTCACCAAAGAAAATATGTCTTGGACTTGCTCACTGAATACAAAATGATCGAATGCAAGCTTGCCACAACTCCGATGGATTATCCAACCAAACTGGACAAGGATTTAGCACCAGCATTCTCAGACGTTTCGGCTTTTAGACGCCTCATTGGCAGACTTGTCTACCTCACAACAACACGGCCAGACATTTCGTTCGCAGTGGAAAGTTAAGTCATTATTTAGACTACCCTACCACTGCCACTATAGTGCAGCTCTCCAAATTCTCAAATATCTGAAGAATACCCCCGCAGCAGGTCTCTTCTTCTCTGCCTCCTCAAACTTGCTCCCTTTCGGTTACTCAAATGCAGATTGGGCAGTATGTCTAGATAGTAGAAGATCAGTCTCTGGATACTGCTTCTACATAGGCACTTCGCTTATCTCATGGAGGAGTAAAAAACAAACAATTGTGGCTAGATCCTCATCTGCAGTGGAGTATAGAGCACTAGCACTTGCGACATGTGAAGCTCGTTGGATCTCATTCATTCTGGCTGACCTGCATGTTCCAATCACCAAATCCATCAATCTAATGTGATAGTTAGTCTACAAGGTATATAGCTGCCAATCCAGTCTTTCATGAGCGTACCAAATATATTGAGGTAGATTGTCATGTGgtaagagaaaaaataaattatgggCTCATCAAGCTTTTGCCTATCACCAGCAAAGACCAAAATGCGGACATCTTCACAAAGGCACTTGCTCCAGGACCCTTCAAATCAGGTTATGCTAAGTTGGGATTGCTCAACATTTTTTATCCCAACTTAAGGGGGAATGTATGATCTTTGTATGaacatagttttttttttcttttcattgtaTGAGTCTCTGTatgtttatgttttttttttctttgagaaGGTTTATGTAAATCCCAAGAACATGTTTATATAACTCTCACTATAAGTTGCCAACTTTTCAGACTTGACAACTTAAGGGGAATGTCACTTGGGTAATAAGCTAATACATATACAAAGAGTGAGTACAGTAGTAATAGGCACATACATATACAAAGAGTGAGTACAGCAGTAATATGCATATACTAGTGTAGTACAGATAGTTAGTTACAAGGTTAGTGTATATAATCAATTGTTAGTCAAAAAGTCATTAGATTAGCTGAGTGAGAACTAAAATTGTTAGTTCCCTCAACTTCACCCTCTCTTCCTCTGGTTTGTGGGTCTTTTACATTTAGAGCTTTCATTCAAGTATATCTCTATTTTCAATGTCTCCTAACTATGAATTTGACAAATTGCGCATTTCATCTCCCCGTAAAGTGATGTTGTTTTAACTATTAGGCAAGAGTTTAGTTATCTTAAACAAATCATTACTATCCACTTCAGCAAAGTACAGTCTAATTCAGAAGTCTAACGTGATATGTTAGCAAAAtctgttatatattttttaaaatgtttgcATAAGAGTTGATGTGTCTAATAgaactaaaatttaaaagtcaattttcaatttttaatcaATAAAGTGCAAACTgtttaaattgaaaatataaCAACAGAAAAGGGGTTTAATTCCTTAATTATAACTTAGTTTAGTTTGTAATTTCCTTGACCAGCTACATAACTTATTTGGATATCATATCTCAGACTTTCTATGAATTTAgtcaataaaataatataattcttaAAAAACAAGGTAAAATATCATATCTCGTGCTTTTCATGGATTTTGCAAATATATACTGATAGTTATCAGTGGCTAAGAAAAGGGGGAGTTGAATTTTGGTCTTCTTTGCTTCTGAATATACAATTTGTATTATTAATAGAACTTAGgagatatttttacttttttctcCTATTGAGTAAAGAGGCTCCACTTTTTGTCTCCTAAAACAGAAGTAGAGTAGAGAAAAAAATGTGTCatccagatatatcctggtttaGCTACTAAGTGCAATataacctacatccagtctccatcacaattatgatagaatttcactatctttttacaagattacaaacaccaattATTCCCTAGGATCTACCTAATCCTATCTGGGACAAATCCAAATTCTAACCCAATTTGAATTTGACTAGGACTCAACCTAACTTTCAATAGCCAAGTGCTAACCTAACTTGCAAAATAGAAAGATGTACAAAGAATATCTGAGACATCTTATGGCTTTTTCTCTAAGTTTTAACTCGTTGCCTTTTAGCTCTCATTGACTTTTTTTTACAAATCTCACCATGTTTTCCTTTTTCAATGAGACTTAGACAGACTAAACTGAGAAAAAAATGCAACATATAAACCATGAAGGAGAAGATCTCATAACAATTTAGGTAACTATGAAAACTAAACTCAATGCTctgtttttctctcttttcttcaaCCATTGGTTGTTCACCCTTATCATAGAAGAGTGAAGCTTCCAAGGTTGAATAAGTTCAACCCAATgctgtcttcttctccaatcttCAGAACATGTAGCAGCTTGGTCAAAGGAGAGAGAGAAGTCCAAATTTGAGACATGCAACTTACCTTCTCTACTTTTTTTAAGCTCCATTGATCTCATCTGTTGATCTTGATTTTGGCCCCAAATTTTGTTTCTGAGCATTGATGAGCTTTTGACCATATTTCACTCCACTGTCTCCATGGTAGCTTGATTTGAATTTGAGGCTTGGTAGATTTCTTTACGGTACCTTGCTGAAGCATAAAAAGGGAAAGAACCCTTTTGATATTCTCAGACCAAGAGAGTAGCTTCTTGGTTGTAGCCCTTCTTTTTTGCTTAgattcaaaaacaattttttgccttttttcaTACCTTAGCTTCTGTAATTTCcatttccttctttcttcttcgttGAGTGACGTGAccaaaagaaagagaagagagaaagaggagaGTTTTGACTTACGGTGAAAGTTAAGTGAGATTAAAATGAATTGAACTTGAAATTGAAGTTTCTTAGAGTGTGGGTTAAGAAAGTTTGGGCCATCTTTGatttcttttctcttattttgtttagaGACCTATCATAATATTTGGTTTGCTTGTAGCGGACCAAAGTTTGTGTTAGTGTGGGCTTGATGATTTATTTATTGGGCCAAactgtttaatttattttcctgCACACTAAACCAAATACATTACACAAGCAATTGATAACTAgataataatgtttgttcatcaatTTTAATCAATTATTGATTTTCTAAACTCAATATATACatgcataataataatataatgtccaaaaaaaataaaattctactaTGAGTTCTGTCCATTTCATGAAAGGATCACTTGTTTCtcacaattaaaaaaatctaattataatttCCACCAAAGAATCATGTTCTTCTATCAAGTTTTATTAACGATACATTATTTTACGTGTTGCTAAACTATTATGTTATAtcgaaaataatatttttgagaAAGATGTTATTGAATTCTTTGACAAGCAAATATTCGACAAGTTAGACTTCGATCATTGCCAAGTGCCAAAATATTAGAATCAATGAACCTCCAAATATATGTCAGAACTAACTTTGGATTGGAGCCAATGAAGTACTCCATTAGGTACTCTCTATTAATCGATTGACGCAAATGTGAAAATCGAAGAGGCAGACTCGACGGAGGTCAGCTGATCGAAGAAGAGGTTACTGGTGTCAAAAAAAGAAGTGAAGATTAACTACATAGGATTCATCGAAGATGGTCAATCGATGAAGGAGAGGATTTTGATCGACTATGACTCATCAAGAAAGAGTGAAGCAATCGAAGAAGTGAAAAAGTTAATAAGtgaagatggttagtggcagTTACAGACGGCACTCAAGGAGAGCGGGAACAGTTATTCAAGAATTAACGCACGTGGAAGTTATATCTGAATTTGATTAAAGACTTCTATAAATACGTGAAAGATCGAAGGAACAAAGGTTAGAATCTTTTCAGAGAAAACACTCACACTCACTCACATCCCCAGCGACTTTCTGAGTCAGTCAAgagtctttttctttgaaggGTTCCTTCCATGTCTTTACTTTTCATTTAAATTCTCTGCAAATTTCTGATGATTATCAGTAGCTAAAAGAagagggggttgaatcttagcccacTTTTTGTTGAGAGTTATTTTCTGCCTTTTGAAATAGCTTCAGaagatttttcttctttttgtctcgtaacTAGTCAAGAgacattttctttttatctcgTAACTAGTCAGgagatatttttcaattttgtctccTATGCAACAGAATCAGAGATagagtagaagagagagagagagagagagaga from Arachis stenosperma cultivar V10309 chromosome 9, arast.V10309.gnm1.PFL2, whole genome shotgun sequence encodes the following:
- the LOC130950115 gene encoding uncharacterized mitochondrial protein AtMg00820-like, encoding MGLLKESINICSKSPEQSCKSLVFHIATGTWQRTFSVSIASSVEPKHYEKAVTESCWRDAISAELEALNTNKTWVITSLPPSKKPIGCKWVFKLKLKPDGSIERHKARLVAKGYNQRQGFDFFDTYSPIAKMTTLKILLALAVVKG